In Thermosulfurimonas sp. F29, the sequence GGATTGCCGACGCGGTGGTGGAGGGGCTGGAAATTTACCGGGAGAAGGTGGCCGCCGAATCCGACAAGGAGGTGGAGGAGGCCGGGGAGGAACTGTCCGAGGAGGAGAAGGCCGAGGCCATCATAGAAGAGGTCCTCAGGGAGGAGGAAAAGGAGGCCGAACTGGAGGAAGAGGCCCAGAAACTGGAGGAAGAGGAAGAATAATTCCGGAGAGGAGGGGGTTAAAAGATGGCGGAAATCACCATGGACATGATCAAGGAGCTCCGGGCCCGCACGGCGGCGGGCTTTATGGACTGCAAGAAGGCCCTTGAGGAAGCCGGCGGGGACATGGAAAAGGCCGTGGACATTTTGAGGAAGAAGGGGCTGGCCATCGCCGCCAAGAGGGCGGCCAAGGCCACGAGCGAGGGGGTGGTGGCGGCTTACATCCACGCCAACCACAAGATCGGGGTTCTGGTGGAGGTCAACTGTGAGACCGACTTCGTGGCCCGCACGGACGAGTTCAAGGAATTCGCCCACAATGTGGCCATGCAGATCGCGGCCACCAACCCCATCGCGGTGAGGCGGGAGGAGGTGCCGGCCGAGGTGCTGGAGCGGGAGAAGAGACTTTACGAGGAGCAGGCCAGGGAGAGCGGCAAGCCCGAAAATGTGATCGAGAAGATCGTGCAGGGGAAACTTGAAAAGTTTTATCAGGAGGCGGTGCTTCTGGAGCAGCCCTACATCAAGAATCCGGATCTCACCATTCAGGACCTCCTGAACGAGCTCATCGCCAAGACCGGGGAGAAGATCGTCATCAGGCGATTCGCCCGGTTTCAGGTGGGTGAGGAGTAGTGGAACCACACTACCGGCGCCTTCTTCTTAAGGTTTCCGGGGAGGCCCTGGGCGAGGGGGGCGGCGGGCTTTCCCCGGAAAGGCTCCGTTATGTGGCCCGGGAGCTGGCGGAGGCCCGGGCGGTGGGCGTGGAGCTGGCGCTGGTGGTGGGAGGAGGCAACATCCTGCGGGGAGCCGCGACCCGCGAATTCGACCGGGTGCGGGCCGACCAGATGGGCATGCTCGCCACCCTCATAAACGCGCTGGCCCTCTCCGAGGCCCTGCGCCGGGAAGGGGTGGAAAACCGGGTGCTTTCGGCCCTTTCCGTGGAGGGGGTGGGCGAACCCTACCACCGGGATCGGGCGCTTGAACACCTCGCCGGTGGACGGGTGGTAATCCTGGCCTGCGGCACGGGAAACCCCTTCTTCACCACCGACACCGCCGCGGTATTGCGGGCTCTGGAACTGGGGGCCGAGGCCCTCCTCAAGGCCACCAAGGTGGACGGGGTTTACGATAAGGATCCCGTGCGGGATCCCACGGCCCGAAGGTATGATTATCTTTCCTACGAGGAGGTCCTTTCCCGGAGGCTCGCGGTGATGGATCTCACGGCCTTCTCCCTGGCCCGGGAGCACGGGCTTCCTCTTCTCGTGTTTAACATGTTAAAATCCGGAAACATAAAGCGGGCGGTACTGGGCGAAAAAGTGGGCACTCTGGTGGGGGGTGAGAGGAAATGAAGGAACTTTTTGAGGACGGACGCAAACGGATGCAGAAGAGTCTCAAGGCCTTCAAGGAGGAAATGGCCCGGGTGCGCACCGGACGGGCCTCCGTAAGCCTCCTTGAGGGGATCAAGGTGGATTATTACGGCACCAAGATGCCCATTCCCCAGATGGCCACGGTGACCGTTCAGGAGGGGCGTTACATCGTGATTCAGCCCTGGGATGTCTCCACGGTGAAGGCCATCGAAAAGGCCATCATGGAATCCGACCTGGGGCTCACGCCTACCAGCGACGGAAAGATCATCCGCATCACCGTCCCCCCTCTTACCGAGGAACGCCGACGAGATCTGGTGAAGCTGGTTCGCAAGATGGCCGAGGAGGCCCGGGTGGCCATCCGGAACATCCGGCGGGAGCTCATGGACGAACTCAAAAGGATGAAAAAAGAGGGGGAGATATCCGAGGACGACTTCCACCGCTTTCAGGATCAGGTCCAGAAGCTCACGGACGAGTTTATCGGAAAGATAGAAGAGGTGCTCGAGGAAAAGGAGAAGGAAATACTTACGGTTTAGACCGGTGGTAGAGCTTGATCCCGAAAGACTTCCCCGCCATGTGGCCATCATCATGGACGGAAACGGCCGCTGGGCCAGACGGCGGGGGCTTCCGCGCTTTTTCGGACATCGGGAGGGGGTGAAGACCGCCAAGCGCATCATCACCAAGGCCTGCGAAATTCCCATCCCGGTGCTCACCCTTTACGCCTTCTCCAGGGAAAACTGGGAACGCCCCCGGGAGGAAGTCGCGGTTCTCATGGACCTCCTGCGGGCCTACCTCCGGGAGGAGCTTCCCACCATGCTGGAGAGGGGCATTCGGTTTCGCGTGATCGGGGAGAGGGAGCGTTTCCCGGGGGACATACAGGAGATGATCGCGCGGGTGGAGAAGGAGACCGCTTCCGGCGAGCGGATGACCCTGGTGCTGGCTCTGAGCTACGGGGCCCGGCACGAATTGGCCCGGGCGGCCCGGTTGCTTGCCGAGGAGGTCTGCGCCGGGCGTCTGCGGCCGGAGGACATCACCCCGGAAACCCTCTCCCGGCACCTCTACACCGTCGATCTTCCGGACCCCGACCTCCTCATCCGCACCAGCGGGGAGATGAGGCTATCCAACTTCCTTCTCTACCAGTGCGCCTATACGGAGTTTTACTTCACCCCGGTCCTCTGGCCGGACTTCACCGAGGAGGAATTCCTGAAGGCGCTTGCGGACTATCAGCGCCGCGAACGCCGCTTCGGAAGGGTATGAGAAACCTCGTTTTCCGGGTCCTTACCGCGGTCGCCCTCCTTCCTCCCCTTATCCTGCTCGTACTCCGCGGACCCTCGTGGGCCCTCTTTCTGGTAACGCTTCTTGCCGGGGGACACGCCCTGCGCGAGTGGTGGGAGATGACCGGATTCCCCCGGGGGCTCTTCCTTCTGGCCGTCGCAGGATACTTCGCGGCCTTTTTCCTGGCCGAAAGAAGTCTCATCGGGGCTCTCTGGGTACTGCTCGCGACCCCCACCCTTTACTTTCTCCTCCGGTTCGAGAAGGAAAACTTCCTGGTTCCCTTCTCGCTGGCGCTTGCGGGACTGATCTATACCTTCGTGGGATTCTGGTCCCTTTACCGTTTGAGCGAGGCGGGGCGGCTCAGCCTGCTTTTTCTTCTGACTCTGATCTTTACGGAGGACACCGCGGCCTACTTCGGAGGAAGGTCCTTCGGACGACATCCCTTTTTTGCCGCGGTAAGCCCGAAAAAGACCCTGGAGGGATACCTCTGCGGGGTGTTCGCCGGAACGGCGGCGGCCTTCGTGCTGGCGGTGAGGACCGGGCTTTTTCCTCCGGGGGAGGCCCTTCTTCTGGGCCTTTCCCTTTCGGTCCTTGCCCCGGCCGGAGACCTGCTGGAGTCCATGGTTAAGAGGGCCTGCGGGGTCAAGGACTCCGGGAGGATCCTTCCCGGTCACGGGGGGCTTCTCGACCGGGTAGACGCCCTCATCTTCCTGGCCCCTCTCTTCCGTGCCTATCTGGAGATACGAGGGGGAGGCCCTTGAAAAACATAGTCGTTCTGGGTTCCACGGGTTCGGTGGGCCGTCAGACCCTTGAGGTGGTGGAGGAATTTCCGGATCGCTTCCGAGTCCTGGCCCTCACCGCCGCCGGAAACTGGAAACTTCTTGCCGAGCAGGCCCGCCGTTTTCGCCCCCGGGTGGTGGTCATCCTGAGGGAGGATCTTTATTCCCCCCTGCGGGAGGCCCTGCCGGGAGAGACGGAGGTCCTTTGCGGGGAGAGGGCCCTTTCGGAGGTGGCCTCCCATCCGGAGGCCGATCTGGTGGTCTCGGCCATAGTGGGAATGGCCGGCCTTTCCCCCACCCTTGCGGCGCTTTCCGCCGGAAAAACCGTGGCCCTCGCCAACAAGGAGGCCCTGGTGACCGGGGGAGAACTGGTCCGGGGGACCCTCAGAAAAAGTCGAGCCCGGATACTTCCGGTGGACAGCGAACACTCGGCCATATTTCAGGTCCTTAAAGGCCAGCGCCGTCGGGACCTGAAGCGCATCATCCTTACCGCCTCCGGCGGCCCCTTCCGCACCCGTCCCCGGGAGAGCTTCGCCCGCATCAGCCCGGAGGAGGCCCTGAAACATCCCCGCTGGCGCATGGGGGCCAAGATCACCGTGGACTCCGCCACCCTGATGAACAAGGGCCTGGAGGTGATCGAGGCCCACTACCTCTTTCGGGTCTCCTACGACCGCATCCGGGTGGTCATCCATCCCGAAAGCATCGTGCACTCCCTGGTGGAATTCCGGGACGGGAGCCTGCTGGCTCAGCTAAGCCTTCCGGACATGCGCCTTCCCATCGCCTACGCCCTCTCCTACCCGGAAAGACTTCCCCTGCCCTATCCGCGTCTTTCCCTGGTGGAGGTGGGGCGACTCACCTTTGAGCCCCCGGATCCGGAGCGTTTCCCCTGTCTGACCCTGGCTTACGAGGCGGGAAGACGGGGCGGCTTCTGGCCCGTGGCCCTGAACGCGGCCAACGAGGTGGCGGTGGCCGCCTTTCTCGAGCGTCGTCTTTCCTTCGATCGGATCCCGGTGCTCATCGAAGAGACCCTCTCCAGACTTTCCTTTTCCGGGAAACCGGGTAGTTTAGAGGAAATCCTTTCGGCGGACCGCAGGACCAGGGCGCTGGCCGAAAGACTGGTTGAGGAGTGGACATGCTCACCGTAGCCGCGGCCCTCTTCGTGCTGTCGCTTCTCATCATCATTCACGAATGGGGACACTTTCTGGCGGCAAGACTCTGCGGAGTCCGGGTTCTGCGGTTTTCCATAGGTTTCGGCCCACGAATCTTCGGAAAGACCGTTGGGGAAACAGACTTCTGTGTCTCGGCGGTGCCCCTCGGGGGTTATGTGAAACTCCTGGGGGAGGGCGAGGAGGAGGTTCCCCCCGAATGGCGCCACCGGGCCTTTTCCACCAGACCCCTGTGGCAGAGGGCCCTCATCGTGGCGGCGGGGCCCGTGTTCAACTTCCTCCTGGCCTGGCTGGTCTTCACCCTGTTTTTCGTCGTGAAGGGACGCCCTCTTCTCCTGCCGGAGGTGGGAAAGGTCCTTCCGGAGAGCCCCGCGGCCCGGGCCGGCCTCAAGCCCGGAGACCGGATCCTTTCCGTGGACGGGGTCCGGGTGCGCACCTGGGAGGAACTCACCCGGGCGGTGCGCAAACACACCGAACGCCCGCTTCTCCTCGTCCTGAAGCGAGGCGATCGGACCCTCCGGATAAGACTCCGTCCGGAAGTAAAGGAGACCCGGAACATCTTCGGAGAAACGATCCGGGTCCCGGTGATAGGGATCGTGGCTTCCGGGAGGTTCGAAACGGAAAGGGTGGCTCCGTGGTCGGCGGTATGGGAGGGACTCGCACGCACCCTTTCCCTCATCAAGCTCACCCTGGTGGCCATAGTGAAACTCGTCGAACGGGTGCTTCCCCTTTCCTCGCTGGGAGGGCCTCTCCTCATCGCTCAGATGGCCGGTCAGCAGGCCCGGGAGGGTTTCCTGGCCCTGCTTCTCTTCGCGGGAATCCTCTCGGTCAACCTGGGGGTGATCAACCTGCTCCCCATCCCCATGCTTGACGGAGGGCACCTGGTTTTCTATGCGGTGGAGGCGGTGCGAGGGCGACCTCTCTCCCCCAAAACCCAGGAAAGGATCCAGAAGGTCGGCCTGGCCCTCCTCATTACCCTGATGGTTCTGGTGTTTTACAACGACCTGGTGCGTCTCTTCCCGCGATGGGTACCCAGAATACCTCACCCCTGATTCTGGCCTTTGAAACCTCGGGCGAGACCGGCGGAGTGGCCCTCCACCGGGAGCGACTCCTCGGGGAGGTGCTCCTCTCCGGTTCGATCACCTACTCCCGCAGGTTGCTTCCGGCGGTGGAGTTTCTCCTGCGCCAGCTGGATCTCTCTCTGCGGGAGGTGGAGATCCTGGCGGTATCCATAGGTCCGGGGAGTTTTACGGGATTGCGCATCGGTCTGGCCACGGTAAAGGGTCTGAGCCTGGCCCTGGGGTGTCGGGTGGTGGCGGTGGAAACCCTGGAAGCCCTTGCGGCGCTGGTTGCGGAGGTGCCCTGGCCGATCTGCCCGGTGCTCGACGCGAGGCGGGGCGAGGTCTTTGCCGCCCTCTATCGCCGCGAGGAAGGACGGTTGGTCCCTCTTCTCCCCCCCACGGTGCTTTCCCCGGAGAGACTCTGCGAAAGTATTACGGAACCGACTCTCTTCGTGGGAGAAGGGCTCAGGGTTTACGGGGCCTTTTTCCGGGAAAGGCTTGGGGCCCATTTTCGGGAGGCCCCGGTGCATCTCCGGGAGGGGCGGGCCGCGGCGGTGGCGGCGCTGGCCGCCGAAAAGGCCCGGCGCGGGGAATTCGCCGATCCGGCCCGGCTGGTGCCTCTTTACCTGCGGGCCACCGAGGCCGAAAGGGCCCGGGGGTTAAGCGGTGTTTAGATTTCTCCTCCGACGCCTGGTTTCCCTGGCCATCACCTTTTTCGGGATCACGGTGATCAGTTTTGCGGTTATCCATCTGGCCCCCGGAAGTCCGGTGAGCTCGGTGGCGGAATTCAACCCCAGGTTCACCCCCGAGATGCGGGAACGGCTGCGACGGGAGTTCGGGCTGGATCAGCCGCTTTACAAGCAGTACCTTCGGTGGCTCAAGGGACTGGCCACCCTTGATCTCGGAAGATCCTTTGCCCCGGATCGCCGGCCGGTCTGGGAAAAGATCCGGGAACGACTCCCGATCACCGTCCTCATAAATGTGCTGGCCATGGGGCTGATCCTGGCGGTGGGCATCCCCCTGGGGGTGGCCTCGGCGGTGCGGGAGGGGAGCCTCTTCGACCGCGCCACCACCATCCTGGTCTTCGTGGGCTACGCCATGCCCGGCTTCTGGCTGGCCCTTCTTCTCATGCTCCTTTTCGGGATCAAGCTGGGATGGCTCCCGGTCTCGGGCCTCCACAGTCTCATGGGCTACCAGTCCCTCAGCCTTACGGGAAAGGTGCTCGACTGGGCCAAACACCTGGTGCTTCCGGTCTTCGTGGCCGCCTTCGGAGGGCTCGCCGGGGTCTCCCGTTACATGCGCCACAGCATGCTCGAGGCCCTCTCCCAGGACTACATCCTTACCGCCCGGGCCAAGGGTCTTTCGGAAAGGGAGGTGGTTTACAAACACGCCCTGAGAAACGCCCTTCTTCCCATCATCACCATTCTGGGGCTCTCGGTGCCCGGGCTCGTGGGCGGAAGCGTCATCTTCGAGTCCATCTTCGGGATCCCCGGGGTGGGACAGCTCATGTGGCAGGCGGTCATGGCCAGGGATTACCCCGTGATCATGGGCAACCTGGTGATCGTGTCCGTGCTCACCCTTCTGGGGAACCTGCTGGCGGACCTGGGTTACGCCCTGGCGGATCCCCGAATTCGCCTTGAGGGACGAAGCTGATGGAGACCCTGCGGCTGCTGTGGCGGCATCCCTGGGGACGGCTCTCTCTTCTGGCCGTGGGCGGATTGATCCTGGTGGCGGCAGCGGCCCCTTATCTGGCTCCCTACGATCCGCTGGCCGTAAATGTAAAAGAGGTGCTCGCCCCACCCTCCTGGCACCATCCCTTCGGCACCGATCTTCTGGGACGGGATGTGCTCTCGCGAATGATTTACGGAACCAGGATTTCGCTCGAGGTGGGGGTGGTGGCGGTGGGAGTGTCGCTGGCCGTGGGCACGGTGCTCGGGGCGCTGGCCGGCTATTACGGAGGCTGGGTGGACACCCTCATCTCCCGGCTGATCGACATCATGCTCTGTTTCCCCACCATCTTTCTGATCCTTGCGGTCATCGCCTATCTGGAGCCCTCCATCCTGAACATCATGATCGTGATCGGACTAACCAGCTGGATGGGGGTGGCCCGTCTGGTGCGGGCGGAGTTTCTGAGCCTCCGGGAACGGGAGTTCGTGCTTTCGGCGCGATTGAGCGGGGCCTCGGACCTGAGGATCATCTTCGTGCACCTCCTTCCCAACGCCCTACCCCCCATTCTGGTGGCCGCCACCCTGGGGGTGGGCAACGCCATCCTCATCGAGTCCGCTCTCTCCTTCCTGGGACTGGGGGTACAGCCCCCCACGCCCTCCTGGGGCAACATGCTCACCGAGGGTAAAAGCTGCTTGGAGGTGGCCTGGTGGCTTTCGGTATTTCCGGGGCTGGCCATCCTCTTCACCGTGCTGGCCTTCAACCTCCTGGGCGAAACCTTGCAGGAGGTCACCAATCCCCGCAAACGCCCCCTTTAAAAAATTTTCTAAAAAGCCCTTTGGCCTCCCGGAACCTCGCCATACCTGAATAGAACCAGGACCGCGTTGGGGGTTTAGCCCCCCTTTTTTTATTTTTTGCTTCAGAGAGCTTTGCAAAATTCTTTTTGCCAGGCTCTCACACCATGACTTTCCGGACCGTAAGAGCCTGTGCAAACTCTCCCGTATGTTGTTAAACTTTGCTGCGGGTATAAACCCGCGAGCGCCCGGGTGTAATACATGATCCGCGTTAACAATCTTTCCTATCGATATCCCGGGGGGTGCCGTGAAGCCCTGTCAAGGGTCTCCCTTAAGGTGTATCCGGGGGAATTACTTCTTCTTTCCGGGGAGACCGGTTCGGGAAAAAGCACGCTTCTTTCCGTACTGTGCGGGCTCATTCCCTCACAGGCCGGAGGTGAATTTTCCGGTGAAGTGGAGGTCCTGGGGCGAAAGGCCCCTTTTTCTCCAGCGGACATTTTTCCAGAAGTAGCCGTAGTGCTTCAGAATCCGGCTGAGGGACTAGTGGCGGACACGGTCTTTTCCGAGGTGGCCTTCGGGCTGGAGAATTTGGGCTATCCGGAAAGGGAAATAGTCCTCCGGGTAGAGGAGGCCCTCTCCGCGGTGGGGCTAGGGGGGTTTGAGGACCGAAAACTTTCCGAACTTTCCGGAGGGGAAAGACAGAGGGCGGCCCTGGCCGCGGCCCTGGCCCTGAGACCGAAATTACTTCTTCTTGACGAACCGCTGGCCCAGCTTGACCACAAAGCCGCCCGGAGGATCATGACCCTTCTTCGGAAACTCTCCCGCCGTGGAATAACCGTAGTGCTTGCGGAACATCGTCTGAACCTGGCTATCACCGAGGTGGACCGCATAATCCATCTCAGCGGGGGACGCAAGGTTTACGACGGCCGGCCGCAAAACTTCACCCCTCCGGAAAGAAGTCTCCCTCGCCCGCGTCCCTCGCGTTCTGGTGAGGTAAGACTCGAATTGCGCAATCTGAGCTTTGCTTACCCGGGGCGTCCGCCAATCTTCTCCGGGGTGAATCTTGCTTTCCGAACCGGAGAAAGGATAGCCCTTCTCGGTGAAAACGGCTCCGGAAAGAGCACCTTTCTCCATCTTTTGGGCGGACTGCTCAAGCCCTCCGGAGGAGAAATAAGATGGCATCTTCCCGATTCTCGCGACAGCCTGAGGGTGGGACTCCTTCTCCAGGATCCCGACCTCATGCTCGTTCACGAGCGGGTGGCCTCGGAGCTCGAGTTTACCCCTCAAAACCTGGGACTCCCTAAAATGCAACGGGAAATTCGAATTCGGGAGGTGGCCCGAAAGCTAGATCTGGAGGGGCATCTGGGACGGAATCCTCTGGCCCTCTCCCGAGGAGAAAGACTCCGGGTAGCCCTGGGAGCGATACTCACAGGAAAGCCCCGGGTGCTCCTACTGGATGAACCGACCACCGCACAGGATCCACGGCATCTGAGCGGGCTTCTCTCCGCCCTTTCCGCCGACCTCCTCTTTTTCTCCACCCACGAGGAGGACATAGCCAGGGCCCTGGCCAGCCGTATACTCCGTTTCCCACTGTCTTCCGGGGTTAAGAGGACCGCATGAGAGACCTTCATCCCTACACCAAACTGGCACTGGTGTTTGCGATTTCTGGATTTTCCGTGCTTCTGGACGGAGTTCGAGCCATCTCCGTTTTGGCTGCCTTCTCCGTGACCGCCTTTCTTCTCTCCCGCCCCTCCCCTCGAACCCTCAAAACCTATCTGATTTTCACCGGGGCCACAGTCTGGGGACTCACGATAAGTCAGGGATTTTTCTATCAGGACTATCCCCGCACCGTCCTTTGGTGCCTTATTCCTCCGGGAAAATATTTTTCCGGACTCTGTCTCATCCGGGAGGGACTTTCTTACGGAGCCCTTCAGTCCCTCAGGATGGTGGCCGGACTTTCAGCCGGACTCTATCTGGTGACCACCACCCCCGTGGAAATGCTCATGAGGGCGCTTGCAACCCTTCCGGCTCCCCGAGGGCTTACCCTCCTTGCGGCCTCGGCGGTGCGTTTCCTGCCCCGGGTAAGCGAAGACCTGCATCTCGTCCGTCAGGCCCTGAGGCTCAGGGGTTATCGTTTCGATCTCCGGCACCCCTTGAGATCCATTGCTGTGGAGCTCTCGATGGTAAAACCCCTTCTTACCCGCTCGGTGAAGGAATCCCGTCGGCTAGCCGAGGCCCTGCTCCTGCGGGGCTTCGATCCCTTAAGCCCGATGCCTGTACGCAAATTTCCTCCCTGGCCTCGCCGGGAAAAGATCCTGACCATCTTGATCCTGGGGCTCACCCTGGTGGTTCTAATCCTCAAGATCCTCTTCTGGCTCTATCTGCAGGACATACTTTATCTGGAAAGGCTGCGTCCCCTTTACGCTCTGGTAAGAGTTTACCTCTAAATTCGTCGTTCATCTCCCGATCACTTGCCTTAACGAAAGGCATACTTATTTTTATCTGCAGAGAATAATAGAAATGTCCAAAAGGAGGTGCTTAATATGGCTGAGCTAACCATATGGCGTCCTCTTCAGGAATTGAGGCGGGAAATAGATCGTATTTGGGACGAGTTTTTCGGAAGGGTTCGTTTCCCGGAGCGGTGGGAGGGCTTTGAATGGGCCCCGGCGGTGGATGTTTCGGAGACCGAGGACAGCGTGGTGGTGCGGGCGGATGTGCCCGGCCTCGATCCGGAGGACCTGGAGGTGAACATCTCCGGAAACCTCCTCACCATCCGGGGAGAGAAGAAACAGGAGAAGGAAGAAAAGAAGGAAAACTTCTATCGGGTGGAGCGGGTTTACGGAAGTTTCGTGCGCACTGTGGAGCTTCCCGCGGAGGTGGAGGGCGACAAAGCGGAGGCCACCTATAAAAACGGCGTCCTGAAGATCGTGCTGCCCAAGAAGGCCGAGGCCCGAGGGAAGACCATTAAAATCAGGGTGGAAAAATAACCTAGAGGGTACACCCCTTCCTCATGGAAGGGAGGGCGTGCTCCCGGCACGCGAGCACATTAAATCAACCCTTGCGCCCGAGGTAGGCCTGTTTCACCTCGGGAATGGGTTCCCCGCAGATGGCGCAGCGGGGAACCCCGTTCCACTTCCTTTGGGCCTTCCAGAGTTCCTCGGCGAGTTGTTTGGCT encodes:
- a CDS encoding ABC transporter permease, which gives rise to METLRLLWRHPWGRLSLLAVGGLILVAAAAPYLAPYDPLAVNVKEVLAPPSWHHPFGTDLLGRDVLSRMIYGTRISLEVGVVAVGVSLAVGTVLGALAGYYGGWVDTLISRLIDIMLCFPTIFLILAVIAYLEPSILNIMIVIGLTSWMGVARLVRAEFLSLREREFVLSARLSGASDLRIIFVHLLPNALPPILVAATLGVGNAILIESALSFLGLGVQPPTPSWGNMLTEGKSCLEVAWWLSVFPGLAILFTVLAFNLLGETLQEVTNPRKRPL
- the tsaB gene encoding tRNA (adenosine(37)-N6)-threonylcarbamoyltransferase complex dimerization subunit type 1 TsaB, yielding MGTQNTSPLILAFETSGETGGVALHRERLLGEVLLSGSITYSRRLLPAVEFLLRQLDLSLREVEILAVSIGPGSFTGLRIGLATVKGLSLALGCRVVAVETLEALAALVAEVPWPICPVLDARRGEVFAALYRREEGRLVPLLPPTVLSPERLCESITEPTLFVGEGLRVYGAFFRERLGAHFREAPVHLREGRAAAVAALAAEKARRGEFADPARLVPLYLRATEAERARGLSGV
- a CDS encoding energy-coupling factor transporter transmembrane component T, which codes for MRDLHPYTKLALVFAISGFSVLLDGVRAISVLAAFSVTAFLLSRPSPRTLKTYLIFTGATVWGLTISQGFFYQDYPRTVLWCLIPPGKYFSGLCLIREGLSYGALQSLRMVAGLSAGLYLVTTTPVEMLMRALATLPAPRGLTLLAASAVRFLPRVSEDLHLVRQALRLRGYRFDLRHPLRSIAVELSMVKPLLTRSVKESRRLAEALLLRGFDPLSPMPVRKFPPWPRREKILTILILGLTLVVLILKILFWLYLQDILYLERLRPLYALVRVYL
- a CDS encoding ABC transporter ATP-binding protein: MIRVNNLSYRYPGGCREALSRVSLKVYPGELLLLSGETGSGKSTLLSVLCGLIPSQAGGEFSGEVEVLGRKAPFSPADIFPEVAVVLQNPAEGLVADTVFSEVAFGLENLGYPEREIVLRVEEALSAVGLGGFEDRKLSELSGGERQRAALAAALALRPKLLLLDEPLAQLDHKAARRIMTLLRKLSRRGITVVLAEHRLNLAITEVDRIIHLSGGRKVYDGRPQNFTPPERSLPRPRPSRSGEVRLELRNLSFAYPGRPPIFSGVNLAFRTGERIALLGENGSGKSTFLHLLGGLLKPSGGEIRWHLPDSRDSLRVGLLLQDPDLMLVHERVASELEFTPQNLGLPKMQREIRIREVARKLDLEGHLGRNPLALSRGERLRVALGAILTGKPRVLLLDEPTTAQDPRHLSGLLSALSADLLFFSTHEEDIARALASRILRFPLSSGVKRTA
- a CDS encoding 1-deoxy-D-xylulose-5-phosphate reductoisomerase encodes the protein MKNIVVLGSTGSVGRQTLEVVEEFPDRFRVLALTAAGNWKLLAEQARRFRPRVVVILREDLYSPLREALPGETEVLCGERALSEVASHPEADLVVSAIVGMAGLSPTLAALSAGKTVALANKEALVTGGELVRGTLRKSRARILPVDSEHSAIFQVLKGQRRRDLKRIILTASGGPFRTRPRESFARISPEEALKHPRWRMGAKITVDSATLMNKGLEVIEAHYLFRVSYDRIRVVIHPESIVHSLVEFRDGSLLAQLSLPDMRLPIAYALSYPERLPLPYPRLSLVEVGRLTFEPPDPERFPCLTLAYEAGRRGGFWPVALNAANEVAVAAFLERRLSFDRIPVLIEETLSRLSFSGKPGSLEEILSADRRTRALAERLVEEWTCSP
- the rseP gene encoding RIP metalloprotease RseP, coding for MLTVAAALFVLSLLIIIHEWGHFLAARLCGVRVLRFSIGFGPRIFGKTVGETDFCVSAVPLGGYVKLLGEGEEEVPPEWRHRAFSTRPLWQRALIVAAGPVFNFLLAWLVFTLFFVVKGRPLLLPEVGKVLPESPAARAGLKPGDRILSVDGVRVRTWEELTRAVRKHTERPLLLVLKRGDRTLRIRLRPEVKETRNIFGETIRVPVIGIVASGRFETERVAPWSAVWEGLARTLSLIKLTLVAIVKLVERVLPLSSLGGPLLIAQMAGQQAREGFLALLLFAGILSVNLGVINLLPIPMLDGGHLVFYAVEAVRGRPLSPKTQERIQKVGLALLITLMVLVFYNDLVRLFPRWVPRIPHP
- the tsf gene encoding translation elongation factor Ts, producing the protein MAEITMDMIKELRARTAAGFMDCKKALEEAGGDMEKAVDILRKKGLAIAAKRAAKATSEGVVAAYIHANHKIGVLVEVNCETDFVARTDEFKEFAHNVAMQIAATNPIAVRREEVPAEVLEREKRLYEEQARESGKPENVIEKIVQGKLEKFYQEAVLLEQPYIKNPDLTIQDLLNELIAKTGEKIVIRRFARFQVGEE
- the pyrH gene encoding UMP kinase; its protein translation is MEPHYRRLLLKVSGEALGEGGGGLSPERLRYVARELAEARAVGVELALVVGGGNILRGAATREFDRVRADQMGMLATLINALALSEALRREGVENRVLSALSVEGVGEPYHRDRALEHLAGGRVVILACGTGNPFFTTDTAAVLRALELGAEALLKATKVDGVYDKDPVRDPTARRYDYLSYEEVLSRRLAVMDLTAFSLAREHGLPLLVFNMLKSGNIKRAVLGEKVGTLVGGERK
- a CDS encoding Hsp20/alpha crystallin family protein, which codes for MAELTIWRPLQELRREIDRIWDEFFGRVRFPERWEGFEWAPAVDVSETEDSVVVRADVPGLDPEDLEVNISGNLLTIRGEKKQEKEEKKENFYRVERVYGSFVRTVELPAEVEGDKAEATYKNGVLKIVLPKKAEARGKTIKIRVEK
- the frr gene encoding ribosome recycling factor, translating into MKELFEDGRKRMQKSLKAFKEEMARVRTGRASVSLLEGIKVDYYGTKMPIPQMATVTVQEGRYIVIQPWDVSTVKAIEKAIMESDLGLTPTSDGKIIRITVPPLTEERRRDLVKLVRKMAEEARVAIRNIRRELMDELKRMKKEGEISEDDFHRFQDQVQKLTDEFIGKIEEVLEEKEKEILTV
- a CDS encoding phosphatidate cytidylyltransferase; this translates as MRNLVFRVLTAVALLPPLILLVLRGPSWALFLVTLLAGGHALREWWEMTGFPRGLFLLAVAGYFAAFFLAERSLIGALWVLLATPTLYFLLRFEKENFLVPFSLALAGLIYTFVGFWSLYRLSEAGRLSLLFLLTLIFTEDTAAYFGGRSFGRHPFFAAVSPKKTLEGYLCGVFAGTAAAFVLAVRTGLFPPGEALLLGLSLSVLAPAGDLLESMVKRACGVKDSGRILPGHGGLLDRVDALIFLAPLFRAYLEIRGGGP
- a CDS encoding ABC transporter permease codes for the protein MFRFLLRRLVSLAITFFGITVISFAVIHLAPGSPVSSVAEFNPRFTPEMRERLRREFGLDQPLYKQYLRWLKGLATLDLGRSFAPDRRPVWEKIRERLPITVLINVLAMGLILAVGIPLGVASAVREGSLFDRATTILVFVGYAMPGFWLALLLMLLFGIKLGWLPVSGLHSLMGYQSLSLTGKVLDWAKHLVLPVFVAAFGGLAGVSRYMRHSMLEALSQDYILTARAKGLSEREVVYKHALRNALLPIITILGLSVPGLVGGSVIFESIFGIPGVGQLMWQAVMARDYPVIMGNLVIVSVLTLLGNLLADLGYALADPRIRLEGRS
- a CDS encoding isoprenyl transferase, producing MVELDPERLPRHVAIIMDGNGRWARRRGLPRFFGHREGVKTAKRIITKACEIPIPVLTLYAFSRENWERPREEVAVLMDLLRAYLREELPTMLERGIRFRVIGERERFPGDIQEMIARVEKETASGERMTLVLALSYGARHELARAARLLAEEVCAGRLRPEDITPETLSRHLYTVDLPDPDLLIRTSGEMRLSNFLLYQCAYTEFYFTPVLWPDFTEEEFLKALADYQRRERRFGRV